A genomic segment from Verrucomicrobiia bacterium encodes:
- a CDS encoding aspartate kinase, whose translation MALIVQKYGGTSVGNTERIRNVARRVAQYRAKGDKVVVVVSAMSGVTDNLIKLAKDLMPLPNEREMDVLLATGEQTTIALTAIALHSLDVPAVSLTGAQAGIVTDGVHTKAKIQNITPKKIHDLLNEGQVVIVAGFQGQTLDGQVTTLGRGGSDLTAIALAAALKADLCQIYTDVDGVYTADPRLVSSAKKLDEISYDEMLELASLGAKVMQSRSVEFAKKFEVVFEVRSSLNDHPGTIVKEETKNMEDIVVRGVSLDKNQAKITLVAVPDKPGIAARIFKAIGDAAINVDMIVQNISHGSGAPATDLSFTVDKPDLLKAQKVIDSLKAEVGFGKVIATDKIAKLSIVGVGMKSHTGVAGKMFEILAREGINIDMISTSEIKISVVIDIAKGEQAMRAVHEVFLR comes from the coding sequence ATGGCTTTAATTGTTCAAAAATACGGCGGCACCTCCGTAGGCAATACCGAGCGCATTAGGAACGTGGCGCGCCGCGTGGCCCAGTATCGCGCCAAAGGCGACAAAGTGGTTGTGGTCGTCTCGGCGATGAGCGGGGTGACTGATAATCTGATTAAGCTGGCCAAGGACCTCATGCCGCTGCCCAACGAGCGCGAGATGGATGTCCTTTTGGCAACCGGCGAGCAGACCACCATCGCCTTAACGGCCATCGCCCTTCATTCGCTGGATGTGCCCGCGGTCTCATTGACCGGGGCCCAGGCGGGGATTGTCACCGATGGTGTTCATACCAAGGCAAAGATTCAAAACATCACGCCAAAAAAAATCCATGACCTGCTCAACGAAGGCCAGGTGGTGATCGTCGCTGGTTTCCAAGGCCAGACGCTCGACGGGCAGGTGACCACCCTGGGCCGGGGCGGCTCGGATTTAACTGCCATTGCGCTGGCCGCCGCCCTCAAGGCAGACCTGTGCCAGATTTACACCGATGTGGATGGGGTCTATACCGCCGACCCGCGCCTGGTGTCCAGCGCCAAAAAGCTAGACGAGATTTCCTACGACGAGATGCTCGAGCTGGCCAGCCTTGGGGCCAAGGTCATGCAGTCACGCTCGGTCGAGTTTGCTAAAAAATTCGAGGTGGTATTCGAGGTCCGGTCCAGTCTTAACGATCATCCAGGCACCATTGTGAAAGAAGAAACCAAAAACATGGAAGACATCGTCGTGCGGGGCGTCTCGCTCGACAAGAACCAGGCGAAAATTACGCTCGTTGCAGTGCCGGACAAGCCCGGCATTGCGGCGCGCATCTTTAAGGCCATAGGCGACGCGGCGATCAATGTCGATATGATCGTGCAGAACATCAGCCATGGCAGCGGCGCCCCCGCCACCGACCTGTCATTTACGGTCGATAAACCAGACTTGCTCAAGGCCCAAAAAGTGATCGATTCCCTAAAGGCCGAGGTCGGTTTTGGCAAAGTCATTGCCACCGATAAAATCGCCAAGCTCTCGATCGTGGGAGTGGGAATGAAAAGTCATACAGGCGTGGCCGGAAAGATGTTCGAAATCCTGGCCCGCGAAGGGATAAACATCGACATGATCTCGACCAGCGAAATCAAAATCTCTGTGGTGATTGATATCGCCAAAGGGGAACAGGCGATGCGGGCCGTGCATGAGGTGTTTTTGAGGTAG